A region of Massilia sp. KIM DNA encodes the following proteins:
- a CDS encoding bifunctional diguanylate cyclase/phosphodiesterase, which produces METPRIPPDEAHRIAALHATNLLGTDPEESFDRITRLAARLLDMPIAVISLVAKDIQWFKSTCGLDARQTARDISFCGHAILTDEPLVVPDATKDPRFFDNPVVTGPPHVRFYAGVQLESVDRMKLGTLCVMDTRPRELTARDLEALRDLAHMVEEQIFHRQLAMAAQTLHEELLEQAGTLRLPAAANQVHYLLNHDVLTGLANRAALVRAIQDGLAGWRERGAHPIVACIDLDRFKRLNELLGHRAGDEALVAITRSLQDNLREGDVLARAGSDEFILLLGDAGGDEAARALLERLLNAVNRQIISGGNEISLTCSIGYARYPDNGEDADTLLTSAALAMRYAKTLGGGVVHQFSSELRLEQGRRLTLESHLRRAANHGELFLQYQPKIDLHTGGIGGFEALICWQHPEYGLVRPDEFIPIAEETGVIVPIGEWALRTAVTQLAAWRDEGLPPIPVAVNVSARQFLQTDVVALVDSLLREAKVDPRTLEIELTESVSLTDPVRTASTMRRLRELGVTLSIDDFGTGYSSFAYLKRLPIDKLKVDRSFILDMTQSAESLAIVQAIVAMAHRLHLIVIAEGVENADQVEALRKADCDQIQGYYYSRPLRAADTAAFILKHTPAAAA; this is translated from the coding sequence ATGGAAACACCACGCATCCCCCCCGATGAAGCACACCGCATCGCGGCGCTGCATGCCACCAATCTTCTCGGCACCGACCCCGAGGAATCCTTCGACCGCATCACCCGCCTGGCGGCGCGCCTGCTGGACATGCCGATAGCCGTCATCTCGCTGGTGGCCAAGGACATCCAGTGGTTCAAGTCGACCTGCGGCCTGGACGCGCGCCAGACCGCGCGCGACATCTCCTTCTGCGGTCACGCGATCCTGACCGACGAGCCGCTGGTGGTGCCGGACGCCACCAAGGACCCGCGCTTCTTCGACAATCCGGTCGTGACCGGCCCGCCGCACGTGCGCTTCTACGCCGGGGTGCAGCTGGAATCGGTCGACCGCATGAAGCTCGGCACCCTGTGCGTGATGGACACCAGACCGCGCGAGCTGACGGCACGCGATCTCGAGGCGCTGCGCGACCTCGCGCACATGGTCGAGGAGCAGATCTTCCATCGCCAGCTCGCGATGGCGGCCCAGACCCTGCACGAGGAATTGCTGGAGCAGGCCGGAACGCTGCGCCTGCCGGCCGCCGCCAACCAGGTGCATTACCTGCTCAATCACGACGTCCTGACGGGTCTGGCCAACCGCGCCGCCCTGGTGCGCGCGATCCAGGACGGGCTGGCCGGGTGGCGCGAGCGCGGCGCCCACCCGATCGTCGCCTGCATCGACCTCGACCGCTTCAAGCGCCTGAACGAACTGCTCGGCCACCGCGCCGGCGACGAGGCCCTGGTGGCGATCACCCGCAGCCTGCAGGACAACCTGCGCGAGGGCGACGTGCTGGCGCGTGCCGGCAGCGACGAATTCATCCTGCTGCTGGGCGACGCCGGCGGCGACGAAGCCGCGCGCGCCCTGCTCGAGCGCCTGCTCAACGCCGTCAACCGCCAGATCATCTCGGGCGGCAACGAGATCTCGCTCACCTGCAGCATCGGCTACGCGCGCTATCCGGACAATGGCGAGGACGCCGACACCCTCCTCACCAGCGCCGCGCTGGCAATGCGCTACGCCAAGACCCTGGGCGGCGGCGTGGTGCACCAGTTCTCGAGCGAGCTGAGGCTGGAACAGGGCCGCCGCCTGACCCTCGAGAGCCATCTGCGGCGCGCCGCCAACCACGGCGAACTGTTCCTGCAATACCAGCCCAAGATCGACCTGCACACCGGGGGCATCGGCGGCTTCGAGGCCCTGATCTGCTGGCAGCATCCGGAGTACGGCCTGGTGCGGCCCGACGAGTTCATCCCCATCGCCGAGGAAACCGGGGTGATCGTGCCGATCGGAGAATGGGCGCTGCGCACCGCCGTGACGCAATTGGCGGCCTGGCGCGACGAGGGCCTTCCGCCGATTCCGGTGGCGGTCAACGTGTCGGCGCGTCAGTTCCTGCAAACCGACGTGGTGGCCCTGGTGGACAGCCTGCTGCGCGAGGCCAAGGTGGACCCGCGCACGCTGGAGATCGAGCTCACCGAGAGCGTGTCGCTGACCGACCCGGTGCGCACCGCCTCCACCATGCGCCGCCTGCGCGAGCTGGGCGTCACCCTCAGCATCGACGATTTCGGCACCGGCTATTCCAGCTTCGCTTATCTGAAGCGACTGCCGATCGACAAGCTGAAGGTGGACCGCTCCTTCATCCTCGACATGACCCAGAGCGCGGAATCGCTGGCCATCGTGCAGGCCATCGTGGCCATGGCCCACCGCCTGCACCTGATCGTGATCGCCGAAGGGGTGGAAAACGCCGACCAGGTCGAAGCTCTGCGCAAGGCCGACTGCGACCAGATCCAGGGCTACTACTATTCGCGGCCGCTGCGCGCGGCCGATACCGCGGCCTTCATACTCAAGCACACGCCGGCGGCCGCGGCCTGA
- a CDS encoding HEPN domain-containing protein produces MHQNIAYSFEVGNTIERFKTCTPEEQANIEEHIVKVILESFVEPADDDYLAARTLAIGGMHRSFFWSAAQAVEKYLKAYLLLRGVSVVDFSHKLNKLLNKAEEVEAGFADLNLGPHPNIAFAPGFSLIRFRLREFTSVLERYGSASNRYNNHGAIYDTGHLLALDALAFYLRNKMQVPNIESSFHRVLGNDFRRYLFEANPYFAPVDFTHTPLPSNQFSISFSASVPHWEFLQRSDTMQYLFAKQWLAAHMQLDWPPRNKK; encoded by the coding sequence ATGCATCAAAACATCGCGTACTCCTTTGAAGTTGGCAATACGATTGAACGCTTCAAAACATGCACGCCCGAAGAGCAGGCAAATATCGAGGAACACATCGTAAAAGTGATCCTTGAGTCGTTCGTAGAGCCAGCCGACGACGATTACCTGGCCGCGCGAACCCTTGCAATAGGTGGAATGCATCGTTCATTCTTCTGGTCTGCAGCGCAGGCCGTTGAGAAGTATTTGAAAGCATATCTGCTTTTACGTGGAGTTTCCGTAGTGGATTTTTCACACAAACTAAATAAATTACTCAATAAGGCGGAAGAGGTTGAAGCTGGTTTTGCTGACCTAAATTTGGGGCCGCACCCAAATATAGCGTTTGCACCGGGTTTCTCGCTAATCAGGTTCAGATTGCGAGAGTTCACTTCTGTTTTAGAAAGGTACGGATCAGCCAGTAACCGCTACAACAACCACGGGGCCATTTACGATACCGGCCACCTGCTAGCCCTTGACGCGCTGGCATTCTATCTGCGCAACAAGATGCAGGTACCAAATATAGAGTCCTCGTTTCATCGCGTTTTGGGCAATGATTTCAGACGCTACCTCTTCGAGGCCAATCCCTACTTCGCTCCGGTCGATTTCACACACACACCGCTCCCAAGCAACCAATTTTCTATTTCATTCAGCGCTTCTGTTCCTCATTGGGAATTTCTGCAGCGGAGCGATACGATGCAATATCTTTTTGCAAAGCAATGGTTAGCGGCGCACATGCAGCTCGACTGGCCTCCTAGGAATAAGAAGTGA
- a CDS encoding bifunctional diguanylate cyclase/phosphodiesterase codes for MPVHHPLRLLRARRRLTEWLVFGAGLAFSATILVYMLLVERSSTLDGDADRMRGQALVIDGALQRQLEGVRSALESARLALGADRACDRECRLLLLQSLKRSMPGVRALLSIGPDGRIELSDDDLGDRRLDDRDFLHEIAHMCNGAMAYLSEPYENAPGEFNIKISMSRSSGNGCGHGAISAILNPEYFDAVMRSALYAPDMHVAITDTGGRRLLYVPPDPAQMRRREADALVAAHRAGGEAVSVRRARGEDGVERLVVQRSMALSGLKMDRGLVIGLGRDARQVTQSWRRLAFTCAAAWLLFWISCGSALVLAQRRRRSLLRMQHAAEAEQLAAAERVELALNGASLGLWDWDVVSGRLNVDARACAMLGYTLEEQEQQEVDWSALVHPDDREALAAATARHLRGETPSFEAEFRMRHRSGQWLWIQSRGRIVARDPDGRALRMVGTRSDISARKQAEAEIAHLAYYDGLTNLPNRRLLTDRLRHALAKSERSGGHGAVLFVDLDNFKTLNDTLGHEMGDRLLELVASRLREVTREADTVARLGGDEFVILLEDLGPTTQHASATAEVVAQKVLEALSLPYRLESHELRSSPSIGVAVFGDARHNMGDLLRQADMAMYEAKSAGRATYRFFDPAMQAAVDASTSLEADLRLALTRQEFVLFYQPVVDARGELTGVEALLRWRHPRNGLVPPSAFVPQAEKSGLIAAIGDWVLEAACAQLAAWDAAARTAGNPFGLTMAVNVSARQFHQDGFVERALAIVARSGVEPRRLKFELTESMLLRDADETVARLEVLRRHGIRFALDDFGTGYSSLNYLQRLPLDQLKIDQSFVRDMLHNEGAAGIVQAIVQLAASLGLQVVAEGVELEAQWAQLRRLGCEGFQGYLFAEPLAADELARRYELHATGVEA; via the coding sequence ATGCCAGTGCACCATCCCTTGCGCCTTCTGCGCGCCCGCCGCCGCCTCACCGAATGGCTGGTGTTCGGCGCCGGCCTCGCGTTCAGCGCCACCATCCTCGTCTACATGCTGCTGGTCGAGCGCAGCTCCACCCTCGACGGCGACGCCGACCGCATGCGCGGCCAGGCCCTGGTCATCGACGGGGCCCTGCAGCGCCAGCTCGAGGGCGTACGTTCTGCGCTCGAGAGCGCGCGCCTGGCCCTGGGTGCGGACCGCGCCTGCGACCGCGAGTGCCGCCTGCTGCTGCTGCAGTCGCTCAAGCGCTCGATGCCGGGCGTGCGCGCCCTGCTCTCGATCGGCCCGGACGGGCGCATCGAACTATCCGACGACGACCTCGGCGACCGCCGCCTGGACGACCGCGACTTCCTGCACGAGATCGCCCACATGTGCAACGGCGCCATGGCCTATCTGTCCGAGCCCTACGAGAACGCGCCGGGCGAATTCAACATCAAGATCTCGATGTCGCGCAGCAGCGGCAACGGCTGCGGCCACGGCGCCATCAGCGCGATCCTGAACCCGGAATACTTCGACGCCGTGATGCGCTCGGCCCTGTACGCGCCCGACATGCACGTCGCCATCACCGACACCGGCGGGCGCCGCCTGTTGTACGTGCCGCCAGACCCGGCCCAGATGCGCCGGCGCGAGGCGGACGCCCTGGTCGCCGCCCACCGCGCCGGCGGCGAAGCGGTCTCGGTGCGGCGCGCGCGCGGCGAGGATGGGGTCGAGCGCCTGGTGGTCCAGCGCAGCATGGCCCTGAGCGGCCTGAAGATGGACCGCGGCCTGGTGATCGGCCTCGGGCGCGACGCGCGCCAGGTAACCCAGTCCTGGCGCCGCCTGGCCTTCACCTGCGCCGCCGCCTGGCTGCTGTTCTGGATCAGCTGCGGCAGCGCCCTGGTGCTGGCCCAGCGCCGCCGCCGTTCGCTGCTGCGGATGCAGCATGCGGCCGAAGCCGAGCAACTGGCCGCGGCCGAGCGGGTCGAGCTGGCCCTCAATGGCGCCAGCCTCGGCCTGTGGGACTGGGACGTGGTGAGCGGCAGGCTGAACGTGGACGCGCGCGCCTGCGCCATGCTCGGCTATACGCTCGAGGAACAGGAGCAGCAGGAAGTCGACTGGAGCGCCCTGGTCCATCCCGACGACCGCGAAGCCTTGGCCGCAGCCACCGCCCGTCACCTGCGCGGCGAAACGCCGTCCTTCGAGGCCGAGTTCCGCATGCGCCACCGCAGCGGCCAGTGGCTGTGGATCCAGTCGCGCGGCCGCATCGTGGCGCGCGACCCGGACGGCCGCGCCCTGCGCATGGTTGGCACCCGCTCCGACATCAGCGCGCGCAAGCAGGCCGAAGCCGAGATCGCCCACCTCGCCTATTACGACGGCCTGACCAACCTGCCCAACCGCCGGCTGCTCACCGACCGCCTGCGCCATGCGCTGGCCAAGTCGGAGCGCTCGGGCGGGCACGGCGCGGTGCTGTTCGTCGACCTCGACAACTTCAAGACCCTCAACGACACCCTCGGCCACGAGATGGGCGACCGCCTGCTGGAGCTGGTCGCCTCCCGCCTGCGCGAGGTCACGCGCGAGGCCGACACCGTGGCGCGCCTGGGCGGCGACGAGTTCGTGATCCTGCTCGAAGACCTTGGTCCAACCACCCAACACGCCAGCGCCACCGCCGAGGTGGTGGCGCAGAAGGTGCTGGAGGCGCTGTCGCTGCCCTACCGCCTCGAAAGCCACGAGCTGCGCAGCTCCCCCAGCATCGGCGTGGCGGTGTTCGGCGACGCCCGCCACAACATGGGCGACCTGCTGCGCCAGGCCGACATGGCGATGTACGAGGCCAAGTCGGCCGGCCGCGCCACCTACCGCTTCTTCGACCCGGCGATGCAGGCGGCGGTCGACGCCAGCACCTCGCTCGAGGCCGACCTGCGGCTGGCGCTCACGCGCCAGGAATTCGTGCTGTTCTACCAGCCCGTGGTCGACGCGCGCGGCGAGCTGACCGGGGTGGAAGCCCTGCTGCGCTGGCGCCACCCGCGCAACGGCCTGGTGCCGCCCTCGGCCTTCGTGCCCCAGGCCGAGAAATCCGGCCTGATCGCCGCCATCGGCGACTGGGTGCTGGAAGCGGCCTGCGCCCAACTCGCGGCCTGGGACGCGGCGGCGCGCACGGCCGGCAATCCCTTCGGCTTGACCATGGCGGTCAACGTCAGCGCGCGCCAGTTCCACCAGGACGGCTTCGTGGAGCGGGCCCTGGCCATCGTGGCCCGCAGCGGGGTCGAACCGCGCCGGCTCAAGTTCGAGCTCACCGAAAGCATGCTGCTGCGCGACGCCGACGAGACCGTCGCCCGCCTGGAGGTGCTGCGCCGGCACGGGATCCGCTTCGCGCTCGACGACTTCGGCACCGGCTATTCCTCGCTCAACTATCTGCAGCGCCTGCCCCTGGACCAGCTCAAGATCGACCAGTCCTTCGTGCGCGACATGCTGCACAACGAGGGCGCGGCCGGCATCGTGCAGGCCATCGTCCAGCTCGCCGCCAGCCTCGGGCTGCAGGTGGTGGCCGAGGGGGTCGAGCTGGAGGCCCAGTGGGCGCAGCTGCGCCGCCTCGGCTGCGAAGGCTTCCAGGGCTACCTGTTCGCCGAGCCCCTGGCTGCGGACGAGCTGGCGCGCCGCTACGAGCTGCACGCGACAGGGGTCGAGGCATGA
- a CDS encoding MFS transporter has product MSTPLSNNPPRGLVLLLAAAAGIIVANLYYAQPLVAPIAAAIGMPPGLAGLVVTLTQIGYALGLLFIVPLGDLVENRRLVVTGLVALGAALLLTATAGGALQFLAAALAIGLAAVVAQVLVPFAAHLAPEATRGQVVGKVVSGLLLGIMVARPAASLVAEAGGWQAVFGIAAVLVLLLAAVLRLRLPQRQPSAALPYPKLIASLWPVLRDTRVLRRRALYHAGLFGAFSLFWTVAPMALASEAFGLSQAGIALFALVGMAGAVASPIAGRLADRGHTLVATAAALALGALSFALPLLAPQSHWVALALLTVAAIVLDAAVAANLVLGQRALFSLGAEMRSRLNGLYFALFFAGGALGSALGGWLYATHGWHAALFAGMALPAIGLAAWVAEYAEHVAARQAA; this is encoded by the coding sequence ATGTCCACTCCCCTTTCCAACAACCCACCGCGCGGCCTGGTGCTGCTGCTGGCCGCAGCCGCCGGCATCATCGTCGCCAACCTCTATTACGCCCAGCCTCTGGTCGCCCCGATCGCGGCCGCCATCGGCATGCCCCCAGGCCTGGCTGGCCTGGTGGTGACCCTGACCCAGATCGGCTACGCCCTCGGCCTGCTGTTCATCGTGCCGCTGGGCGACCTGGTCGAGAACCGGCGCCTGGTGGTGACCGGCCTGGTCGCGCTGGGCGCGGCCCTGCTGCTGACCGCCACCGCCGGCGGCGCCCTGCAGTTCCTGGCCGCCGCGCTGGCGATCGGCCTGGCCGCCGTGGTGGCCCAGGTGCTGGTGCCCTTCGCCGCCCACCTCGCGCCCGAGGCGACCCGCGGCCAGGTGGTCGGCAAGGTGGTCAGTGGCCTGCTGTTGGGGATCATGGTGGCGCGCCCCGCCGCCAGCCTGGTGGCCGAGGCAGGAGGCTGGCAGGCCGTGTTCGGCATCGCCGCGGTGCTGGTGCTGCTGCTGGCCGCCGTGCTGCGCCTTCGCCTGCCGCAGCGCCAGCCTTCCGCCGCGCTGCCCTATCCGAAGCTGATCGCCTCGCTCTGGCCGGTGCTGCGCGACACCCGCGTCCTGCGCCGCCGCGCGCTCTACCATGCGGGCCTGTTCGGCGCCTTCAGCCTGTTCTGGACCGTGGCGCCGATGGCCCTGGCCAGCGAAGCCTTCGGCCTGTCCCAGGCCGGCATCGCCCTGTTCGCCCTGGTCGGCATGGCGGGCGCGGTGGCCTCGCCGATCGCCGGCCGCCTGGCCGACCGCGGCCACACCCTGGTCGCCACCGCCGCCGCCCTGGCCCTGGGCGCGCTGAGCTTCGCCCTGCCGCTGCTGGCTCCGCAGTCGCACTGGGTGGCCCTGGCACTGCTGACCGTGGCCGCCATCGTGCTCGACGCGGCGGTCGCCGCCAACCTGGTGCTGGGCCAGCGCGCCCTGTTCAGCCTCGGCGCCGAGATGCGCAGCCGCCTCAACGGCCTGTACTTCGCGCTGTTCTTTGCCGGCGGCGCGCTCGGCTCGGCCCTGGGCGGCTGGCTCTACGCGACCCATGGCTGGCATGCCGCCCTGTTCGCCGGCATGGCCCTGCCCGCGATCGGCCTGGCGGCCTGGGTGGCCGAGTACGCCGAGCACGTGGCGGCGCGCCAGGCCGCATGA
- a CDS encoding LysR family transcriptional regulator, with product MQTFVRIVEANSFSKAAETLNLPRASLTATMKNLEAYLGAQLLQRTTRRLSLTPEGERYYEQCAAILEAIESAEADFLGQSAARLRGRLRIDLPGALGRSLILPRIHAFRAAYPELALTISLSDRLVDLTQEGVDCSVRVGVLQDSSFVARPLGSMRFVLAAAPSYIARRGLPRDIDELAAHEGIVHFSGRTGRAFDWELEHEGKVVKLPLGGSLAVNDADANMCCALQGLGLAQLGRFQARAHLASGALVEVLPGVRPTPMPVSLLYPRGRMASPRLQAFAAWLGELFAADPDLRLEA from the coding sequence ATGCAGACATTCGTGCGGATCGTCGAGGCGAACAGCTTTTCGAAGGCGGCCGAGACCCTGAACCTGCCGCGCGCCTCGCTGACCGCGACCATGAAGAATCTCGAGGCCTATCTCGGCGCCCAGCTCCTGCAGCGTACGACTCGGCGCCTGTCGCTCACGCCCGAGGGCGAGCGCTATTACGAGCAGTGCGCCGCCATCCTGGAGGCGATCGAGAGCGCCGAGGCGGACTTCCTCGGCCAGTCGGCGGCGCGCCTGCGCGGCCGCCTGCGCATCGACCTGCCGGGCGCGCTCGGGCGCAGCCTGATCCTGCCCCGCATCCACGCCTTCCGCGCCGCCTATCCCGAGCTGGCCCTGACCATCAGCCTGAGCGACCGGCTGGTCGACCTGACCCAGGAGGGGGTGGACTGCTCGGTGCGCGTGGGCGTCCTGCAGGATTCGAGCTTCGTGGCGCGGCCGCTGGGCAGCATGCGCTTCGTGCTGGCCGCCGCGCCGTCCTACATCGCGCGCCGCGGGCTGCCGCGCGACATCGACGAGCTGGCGGCGCACGAGGGCATCGTGCACTTCTCCGGCCGCACCGGGCGCGCCTTCGACTGGGAGCTGGAGCACGAGGGGAAGGTCGTCAAGCTGCCGCTGGGCGGCAGCCTAGCGGTGAACGACGCCGACGCCAACATGTGCTGCGCGCTGCAGGGACTGGGACTGGCCCAGCTGGGCCGCTTCCAGGCGCGCGCCCACCTGGCCAGCGGGGCGCTGGTGGAAGTGCTGCCGGGCGTGCGGCCGACGCCGATGCCGGTGTCCCTGCTGTATCCGCGCGGGCGCATGGCCAGCCCGCGCCTGCAGGCTTTCGCGGCCTGGCTGGGGGAATTGTTCGCGGCCGACCCGGACCTGCGGCTGGAGGCCTAG
- a CDS encoding ankyrin repeat domain-containing protein, producing MQASSPAPAGNKAAELDEATLEWVRKVFQHARGGEAEALGALLAQGLPPNLRNERGDSLLMLASYHGHLDAARVLLEHGADPELLNDAGQTPLHGAAFKGDLAVATLLLDRGARPDSAGPGGKTALMFAAMFNRVEIARLLIERGADPRAVDADGVSALDAARRMGAPDTAALLAQLA from the coding sequence ATGCAAGCCAGCTCCCCCGCCCCTGCCGGAAACAAGGCCGCAGAACTCGACGAAGCCACCCTGGAATGGGTGCGCAAGGTGTTCCAGCATGCGCGCGGCGGCGAGGCCGAGGCCCTGGGCGCGCTGCTGGCCCAGGGCCTGCCGCCCAACCTGCGCAACGAGCGCGGCGACAGCCTGCTGATGCTGGCCAGCTACCATGGCCACCTCGACGCCGCGCGCGTGCTGCTCGAGCATGGCGCCGATCCGGAGCTGCTGAACGACGCCGGCCAGACCCCGCTGCACGGCGCCGCCTTCAAGGGCGACCTGGCGGTGGCCACCCTGCTGCTGGACCGGGGCGCGCGGCCGGACAGCGCCGGGCCGGGCGGCAAGACCGCGCTGATGTTCGCCGCCATGTTCAACCGGGTCGAGATCGCGCGCCTCCTGATCGAACGCGGCGCCGACCCGCGCGCCGTGGACGCGGACGGCGTCAGCGCCCTCGATGCCGCGCGCCGCATGGGTGCGCCGGATACGGCGGCCCTGCTGGCGCAGCTCGCCTGA
- a CDS encoding sugar MFS transporter — MNHRRILLALFLIYFMFAILLNSVGTVILQVINNYGVDKSSASVLEGFKDLPIAIVSFLVASSLPRFGYKKAMLVALAIVACAALAMPLLPGFGTAKLLFLCVGVAFALVKVSVYTTVGLVAEDRKQHAGIMNTLEGFFMVGVLSAYWIFGYFIDSENPASTSWLNVYWLLSAMCALTFVLVLFTRFDESAAVAPASRGPAQDFMEMLRLFLRPLVCVFVLTAFLYVLIEQSVGTWLPTFNNEILKLPAAMSVQVTSIYAFCLAVGRLSAGFIMRRLNWFPVMVACVLAMGAVVLLALPLSHGVAHDPDVSWASAPLAAFVFPLIGLFMAPIYPGINSVMLSSLPKHQHAAMTGLLVIFSALGGTTGSMVTGYVFGRYNGQFAFYLTLVPIALVLVGLFFFRRQVERSAAGLTAQAA; from the coding sequence GTGAACCACCGTCGCATATTACTGGCACTATTCCTCATCTACTTCATGTTCGCCATCCTGCTCAACAGCGTGGGAACGGTGATCCTGCAGGTGATCAACAACTACGGCGTCGACAAGTCCTCAGCCAGCGTGCTGGAAGGCTTCAAGGACTTGCCGATCGCGATCGTGTCCTTCCTGGTCGCGTCCAGCCTGCCGCGCTTCGGCTATAAGAAGGCGATGCTGGTGGCCCTGGCCATCGTGGCCTGCGCCGCCCTGGCGATGCCGCTGCTGCCGGGCTTCGGCACCGCCAAGCTGCTGTTCCTGTGCGTGGGCGTGGCCTTCGCCCTGGTCAAAGTGTCGGTCTATACCACCGTGGGCCTGGTGGCCGAGGACCGCAAGCAGCACGCCGGCATCATGAACACCCTCGAGGGCTTCTTCATGGTGGGGGTGCTGTCGGCCTACTGGATCTTCGGCTACTTCATCGATTCCGAGAACCCGGCCTCGACCTCCTGGCTGAACGTCTACTGGCTGCTGTCGGCGATGTGCGCGCTGACCTTTGTGCTGGTGCTGTTCACCCGCTTCGACGAGAGCGCGGCGGTGGCGCCGGCCAGCCGCGGCCCGGCCCAGGACTTCATGGAGATGCTGCGCCTGTTCCTGCGCCCGCTGGTGTGCGTGTTCGTGCTGACCGCCTTCCTCTACGTGCTGATCGAGCAGAGCGTGGGGACCTGGCTGCCCACCTTTAACAACGAGATCCTCAAGCTGCCGGCGGCGATGAGCGTGCAGGTGACCAGCATCTACGCCTTCTGCCTGGCGGTCGGCCGCCTCTCGGCCGGCTTCATCATGCGCCGCCTGAACTGGTTCCCGGTGATGGTCGCCTGCGTGCTGGCGATGGGCGCGGTGGTGCTGCTGGCGCTGCCGCTGAGCCACGGCGTGGCCCACGATCCGGACGTCAGCTGGGCCAGCGCGCCGCTGGCGGCCTTCGTGTTTCCGCTGATCGGCCTGTTCATGGCGCCGATCTACCCGGGCATCAATTCCGTCATGCTCAGCTCCCTGCCGAAGCACCAGCACGCGGCCATGACCGGGCTGCTGGTGATCTTCTCGGCCTTGGGCGGCACCACCGGCTCGATGGTGACCGGCTATGTGTTCGGGCGCTACAACGGCCAGTTCGCCTTTTACCTGACGCTGGTGCCGATCGCCCTGGTGCTGGTGGGACTGTTCTTCTTCCGGCGCCAGGTCGAGCGAAGCGCCGCCGGACTCACGGCTCAGGCCGCCTAA
- a CDS encoding sensor histidine kinase, producing the protein MEPQLTPEPGRRLESAVLLILTAAIFAVDAFTPLDVAIAVAYVLVLLPASRIWPPAGVRALGLGCIGLTLGAYLLSYGPHVVPSPAGRMLVAVAAIGIATRLVLQCQGAIAELRLGQEALRRSQAYLAGAQRLTRTGSFGLRVPSGEMVWSQEAARILGYPPSTPAGIDRVLERTVPDDRRSVREAYARALARDGDFDFEYRIQLPDGGIRHLHVLAELSHDERGGCEYLGAVTDVTERIEAERQLHASHVQLAHASRVSMLGELAASVAHEVNQPLTAATSNAQAARRWLRRAEPNLEEAGLALDGIERACERATGVVRRIRALARRAEPEHQSLDLHALVADTVDLLARDFERAGVELRLELHADPAEVVGDRIELQQVLLNLLMNAVQAMAGGAGLPRLTVASRNEDGAVLLQVQDNGPGIAPEAAAQVFDPFYSTKPDGMGMGLAICRSIMTMHGGSIALRESAAGCCFELRLPAMAAAPAAATLASLEA; encoded by the coding sequence ATGGAACCACAACTGACGCCGGAACCCGGCCGCCGCCTCGAATCCGCGGTACTGCTCATCCTCACGGCGGCGATCTTCGCCGTCGACGCCTTCACACCCCTCGACGTGGCGATCGCGGTCGCCTACGTGCTGGTGCTGCTGCCGGCCTCGCGCATCTGGCCTCCCGCCGGCGTGCGCGCCCTGGGCCTGGGCTGCATCGGCCTGACCCTGGGCGCCTACCTGCTGTCCTACGGCCCGCACGTCGTGCCCTCGCCGGCAGGACGGATGCTGGTGGCGGTGGCCGCGATCGGCATCGCCACCCGCCTGGTGCTCCAGTGCCAGGGCGCGATCGCCGAACTGCGCCTGGGCCAGGAAGCCCTGCGGCGCAGCCAGGCCTACCTGGCCGGGGCCCAGCGCCTGACCCGCACCGGCAGCTTCGGCCTGCGCGTGCCCAGCGGCGAGATGGTGTGGTCGCAGGAGGCCGCGCGCATCCTCGGCTACCCGCCATCGACCCCGGCCGGGATCGACCGGGTGCTGGAACGCACCGTGCCGGACGACCGGCGCAGCGTGCGCGAAGCCTATGCCCGCGCCCTGGCGCGCGACGGCGACTTCGACTTCGAGTACCGCATCCAGCTGCCGGACGGCGGCATCCGCCACCTGCACGTGCTGGCCGAGCTCTCGCACGACGAGCGCGGCGGCTGCGAATACCTGGGCGCGGTCACCGACGTCACCGAACGGATCGAGGCCGAGCGCCAGCTGCACGCCTCCCACGTCCAGCTGGCCCACGCCAGCCGGGTCAGCATGCTGGGCGAGCTGGCCGCCTCGGTGGCCCACGAAGTCAACCAGCCCCTGACCGCGGCCACCTCCAACGCCCAGGCGGCGCGGCGCTGGCTGCGGCGCGCCGAGCCAAACCTGGAGGAAGCCGGGCTGGCACTGGACGGCATCGAACGCGCCTGCGAGCGCGCCACCGGGGTGGTGCGCCGCATCCGCGCCCTGGCGCGGCGCGCCGAGCCCGAGCACCAATCGCTCGACCTGCATGCGCTGGTGGCGGACACGGTGGACCTGCTGGCGCGCGACTTCGAGCGCGCCGGCGTCGAACTGCGCCTGGAGCTGCACGCCGATCCGGCCGAGGTGGTGGGCGACCGCATCGAACTGCAGCAGGTGCTGCTCAATCTCCTGATGAACGCGGTGCAGGCCATGGCCGGCGGCGCCGGACTGCCGCGCCTGACGGTCGCCAGCCGCAACGAGGATGGCGCGGTACTGCTGCAGGTGCAGGACAATGGCCCGGGCATCGCGCCCGAGGCCGCGGCCCAGGTCTTCGATCCCTTCTATTCGACCAAGCCGGATGGCATGGGCATGGGGCTGGCGATCTGCCGCTCGATCATGACCATGCACGGCGGCAGCATCGCCCTGCGCGAGTCCGCTGCCGGCTGCTGCTTCGAGCTGCGCCTGCCCGCGATGGCGGCGGCGCCGGCGGCGGCAACCTTGGCCTCGCTCGAGGCCTAG